One genomic segment of Chitinophaga sancti includes these proteins:
- a CDS encoding YjjG family noncanonical pyrimidine nucleotidase: MKYKHIFFDLDHTLWDFETNAYQVLEELYHTHTLASRGVPSFEVFHRTYMTHNDKLWDRFRKGFISRNDLRFKRFSRTLLDFKIGDDKLSHAMGTRFLEILPYKTALFPNAKEVLEYLAAKNYPMHMITNGFEETQLIKMKSSGIDQFFTHVITSELAGSLKPYREIFDYALKLAGATAESSIMIGDALEIDILGAHNAGIDQVYFNAVVPVNGTVKPTYVIKGLQELKDIL, encoded by the coding sequence ATGAAATACAAGCATATATTTTTTGATCTGGACCACACATTATGGGATTTTGAAACCAATGCTTACCAGGTCTTAGAAGAATTATACCACACACATACGCTGGCCAGCAGAGGAGTTCCTTCATTTGAGGTGTTCCACCGCACCTACATGACACATAACGATAAATTGTGGGATCGTTTCCGCAAAGGATTCATTAGCCGCAACGATCTTCGATTTAAGCGATTCAGCAGGACCCTGCTGGATTTCAAGATTGGGGATGATAAGTTGTCGCATGCCATGGGAACCCGGTTCCTGGAAATCCTGCCTTACAAAACCGCCTTATTTCCAAATGCAAAGGAAGTACTGGAATACCTGGCAGCAAAGAACTACCCGATGCATATGATCACGAATGGCTTTGAAGAAACCCAGCTGATTAAGATGAAAAGCTCTGGGATAGATCAATTCTTCACACATGTGATCACATCAGAATTAGCAGGTAGTCTCAAGCCTTATCGCGAAATATTTGATTATGCGTTGAAATTGGCGGGCGCTACTGCTGAAAGTAGTATCATGATAGGCGATGCATTGGAAATTGATATTTTAGGGGCGCACAATGCGGGGATAGATCAGGTGTACTTCAATGCGGTGGTGCCGGTGAATGGAACAGTAAAACCAACATATGTGATCAAAGGATTGCAGGAGTTAAAAGATATTTTATAA
- a CDS encoding gliding motility lipoprotein GldH — protein MNKFFRMMAVGMLLVAASCEPMKMDTYEKNLEIPGHEWAYSYKPAFEVTLQPADTAYLYNIYVNIRHKDAYPYSNIYLLINTQFPGEQPIPQRVELPLADMTGKWLGSGLDDIYEHQIPIQQHAILNKPGVYKFTFEQNMRQNPLPDIMNVGLRVEKAGLRTNEKATQ, from the coding sequence ATGAATAAATTCTTCCGGATGATGGCTGTAGGAATGTTGCTGGTAGCAGCTTCCTGCGAGCCCATGAAGATGGACACCTATGAAAAGAACCTGGAGATCCCGGGGCATGAATGGGCCTACAGCTATAAGCCAGCATTTGAGGTCACACTGCAACCGGCAGATACAGCCTATTTGTATAACATCTATGTGAATATCCGCCACAAGGATGCATACCCCTATAGCAATATTTACCTGCTGATCAATACCCAGTTTCCGGGCGAACAACCAATACCACAGAGGGTAGAACTGCCCCTTGCTGATATGACCGGTAAATGGCTGGGTAGTGGACTGGACGATATTTATGAACACCAGATCCCCATTCAGCAACATGCAATACTGAACAAACCAGGTGTTTATAAGTTTACCTTTGAACAAAATATGCGGCAAAATCCGCTTCCGGATATCATGAATGTTGGCTTACGGGTGGAGAAAGCCGGTTTACGGACCAATGAAAAAGCTACTCAATAA
- a CDS encoding phosphatidate cytidylyltransferase, producing MKTFFTRTASALVFVAIMLAGILYSPFTFFLLFFLVNFFALKEYFKLIKHIDPDYAAVSGWHQNGVLVASCALMMAFSGDHFAGGNLSLGFLGWCMAIIFLMVLPIGEILLSKEFSLKNIGYSALGLLYITVSFGLLVHLCLNYDTIRFKAGPDGVGTGPGWLIPLLLIIFIWINDTMAYIVGSLIGKTPFFPSISPKKTIEGTVGGMILAVAAAGEYGYNWGSQWLSLQHWMALAGLAAVIGTAGDLIESKLKRMAGVKDSGNIMPGHGGFMDRFDSLILAAPFAWIYIHFFAMV from the coding sequence ATGAAAACATTCTTCACCCGTACAGCTTCGGCGTTAGTATTTGTAGCGATTATGCTGGCCGGGATCCTATACAGTCCATTTACCTTTTTCCTGTTATTCTTCCTGGTTAATTTTTTTGCCTTAAAGGAGTACTTCAAACTTATCAAGCATATCGATCCTGACTATGCCGCTGTTTCCGGATGGCACCAGAACGGGGTGCTGGTAGCCAGCTGTGCACTGATGATGGCATTTAGTGGGGATCACTTTGCGGGTGGCAACCTCTCTTTAGGTTTCCTTGGCTGGTGTATGGCTATTATCTTCCTGATGGTGTTGCCTATCGGCGAAATCCTGCTTAGCAAAGAGTTTTCTTTGAAAAATATAGGCTATTCCGCACTGGGCCTGTTATATATCACGGTTTCCTTTGGTTTGCTCGTTCACCTGTGTCTGAACTATGACACCATCCGCTTCAAAGCCGGACCAGATGGCGTAGGTACAGGCCCCGGCTGGCTCATTCCTTTGTTACTTATTATTTTTATCTGGATCAACGATACGATGGCATACATTGTGGGGTCCCTGATAGGAAAGACACCATTTTTCCCCTCCATTTCTCCTAAAAAGACCATCGAAGGTACAGTAGGAGGGATGATCCTGGCTGTAGCCGCTGCCGGTGAATATGGCTACAACTGGGGGAGTCAGTGGCTGTCTCTGCAACACTGGATGGCGCTGGCAGGTCTGGCAGCAGTAATTGGTACTGCTGGCGACCTCATAGAATCTAAACTCAAGCGGATGGCGGGGGTGAAAGATTCCGGCAATATTATGCCAGGGCATGGAGGGTTTATGGACCGCTTCGATTCTCTTATTCTGGCGGCACCTTTTGCATGGATTTACATCCATTTCTTCGCAATGGTTTAA
- a CDS encoding response regulator transcription factor, translating into MKEATKASILLVEDEENLQEALKLNLELEGYEVTAVDNGTAALKAVKNEYFDLIILDIMLPEMDGIAVCENIRIQNNEVPILFLSAKNSSADRVLGLKKGGDDYMTKPFNLEELLLRVEKLILKNKKIQDKDSVSNVYHFGDNQIDFAAQECIGKDGKHYELSKKETMLLKLLIENKGEVVTREKILQVVWGYNVYPTTRTIDNFILNFRKYFEEDSRNSRYFHSVRGVGYKFTE; encoded by the coding sequence ATGAAGGAAGCTACAAAAGCATCCATACTACTGGTAGAAGATGAAGAGAATCTTCAGGAAGCCCTCAAGCTGAATTTGGAGCTGGAAGGCTATGAAGTTACGGCTGTAGATAATGGAACCGCTGCTTTAAAGGCGGTGAAAAACGAGTATTTCGACCTGATCATACTGGATATAATGTTGCCGGAAATGGATGGCATTGCCGTGTGCGAAAACATCCGTATCCAAAACAATGAAGTGCCCATCCTCTTCCTCAGTGCCAAGAACAGTAGTGCAGACCGCGTACTGGGTCTGAAAAAAGGTGGCGACGACTACATGACCAAGCCTTTCAACCTGGAAGAGCTGCTGCTGCGTGTAGAAAAACTGATCCTAAAAAATAAGAAGATCCAGGATAAGGACTCAGTCTCGAATGTCTACCATTTCGGTGATAATCAAATTGATTTTGCCGCGCAGGAGTGCATCGGCAAAGATGGTAAACACTATGAGCTGAGCAAAAAAGAAACCATGCTCCTTAAGCTACTGATCGAAAATAAAGGCGAAGTTGTTACCAGAGAAAAGATCCTTCAGGTGGTATGGGGTTACAACGTATATCCTACCACCCGTACGATTGATAACTTTATCCTCAACTTCCGCAAGTACTTCGAAGAAGACAGCCGGAACTCAAGATATTTCCATTCAGTAAGAGGCGTAGGCTACAAGTTTACAGAATAG
- a CDS encoding phosphatidylserine decarboxylase family protein, protein MKIHREGLASILIAFVVLALISGAVIYFLPGMPLVGNIVAAFSVVLFLFIVSFFRIPAREMKLGESLVMAPCDGKVVVIEETYEPEYFKDKRLQVSIFMSPANVHVNRNPISGEVKLSQYHSGKYLVAWHPKSSTENERHTVVIGNGKADILVRQIAGALARRIVNYLKPGMQVTQNEELGFIKFGSRVDLYLPIGTKVDVQLEQVVRSGQTVIATL, encoded by the coding sequence ATGAAGATTCATCGAGAAGGATTGGCCAGTATTCTGATCGCCTTTGTAGTACTTGCACTGATCAGTGGTGCAGTCATTTATTTCCTACCCGGTATGCCACTTGTTGGCAATATCGTCGCTGCCTTTTCTGTGGTTTTATTCCTGTTTATCGTTTCTTTCTTCCGCATTCCAGCCAGAGAAATGAAACTGGGAGAAAGCCTGGTTATGGCACCCTGCGATGGTAAAGTAGTCGTAATCGAAGAGACTTACGAGCCTGAGTACTTCAAAGACAAGCGCCTGCAGGTATCCATCTTTATGAGCCCTGCGAACGTACACGTAAACAGAAATCCAATCAGCGGAGAAGTAAAGCTGTCTCAATACCATTCAGGTAAATACCTGGTAGCATGGCACCCTAAGTCTTCTACTGAAAATGAGCGTCATACCGTAGTAATCGGCAATGGTAAGGCAGACATTCTGGTAAGACAGATTGCCGGTGCACTTGCCCGTCGAATTGTAAACTATCTGAAACCTGGTATGCAGGTGACCCAGAATGAAGAATTGGGCTTTATCAAGTTCGGTTCCCGTGTGGATCTTTACCTGCCTATCGGTACTAAGGTAGATGTGCAACTGGAACAGGTAGTTCGTTCCGGCCAGACTGTGATCGCTACTTTATAA
- a CDS encoding sensor histidine kinase has product MSFCFDLFNAAGWQYWLFFLLSLALVLILFRSRENKLKKDVAKEISRQQAIIHLEMHAFQAQMNPHFIFNSLNAIHHYILTTSTDLASLYLTRFARLMRLIIRNCNKEWVNLEEDVEALELYLQLEQLRFGPQFDYQLEVLPSVSQQLTFVPPLLIQPYVQDVIWRRLLLRPGKGGMLNITFARDGDTIAVCIEDNGVHHEAPDLDQQSYLTKGITIAEERLQVINEKYHIQAKIAEEEDLTGHRIKISMLHVNSRMMPAYEG; this is encoded by the coding sequence GTGAGTTTTTGCTTTGATTTGTTCAATGCAGCGGGCTGGCAATATTGGCTGTTTTTTTTATTGAGCCTGGCCCTGGTATTGATTCTGTTCCGAAGCCGGGAAAATAAGCTGAAAAAGGATGTAGCAAAAGAGATAAGCAGGCAGCAGGCAATCATCCATCTTGAAATGCATGCATTTCAGGCACAGATGAACCCTCACTTTATTTTTAATAGCCTGAATGCTATACACCACTACATCCTGACTACCAGTACGGATCTTGCATCCCTGTACCTAACACGTTTTGCCCGCTTAATGCGGCTCATCATCCGAAACTGTAACAAAGAATGGGTGAACCTTGAAGAAGATGTGGAGGCGCTGGAACTTTATCTGCAGCTGGAACAACTCCGGTTCGGCCCACAGTTCGACTACCAGCTGGAAGTACTTCCTTCCGTGTCTCAGCAGCTTACTTTTGTCCCTCCCCTGCTTATACAGCCGTATGTACAGGATGTCATCTGGCGCCGCCTGTTGTTAAGGCCGGGCAAAGGTGGTATGCTCAATATCACCTTTGCCCGCGATGGAGATACTATTGCTGTGTGTATAGAAGACAATGGCGTACACCATGAAGCTCCCGACCTGGACCAACAGTCCTATCTAACAAAAGGAATCACCATTGCCGAAGAACGATTGCAGGTGATCAATGAAAAATATCACATTCAGGCCAAAATAGCGGAAGAAGAAGATCTCACCGGCCATCGTATCAAAATCTCTATGCTCCATGTCAATAGCCGTATGATGCCAGCTTATGAGGGTTAA
- a CDS encoding SH3 domain-containing protein, which produces MKQIVTAILLCTLMSSTRLLAAPAPQQQEFEKANALFRQKQYTEAAGIYQRLADEGYDQPELLINTGNAWYKANRTGLAVYSYEKALLADPFSKAAQHNLSIANQRVEGYVNELPQLFFQQWWTAIKYMHRPNGWATGAIIFCWLTVIGIILLLLRPTLRPTVVKSVTGVFGLLFAFYLFMGITTYASATAHDNGIIMGSVVKVKSAPDQGSKDLFELHEGVKVQITDGTSEFCKIELPDGKTGWMACGDIKKL; this is translated from the coding sequence GTGAAACAGATCGTAACCGCTATACTTTTATGCACATTGATGAGCAGTACCCGCCTGCTGGCGGCCCCAGCTCCTCAACAGCAGGAATTTGAGAAAGCTAACGCCTTATTCAGACAGAAACAATATACTGAAGCTGCCGGCATCTATCAGCGACTGGCAGATGAAGGTTATGATCAGCCGGAGCTCCTCATCAACACTGGCAATGCCTGGTACAAAGCTAACCGTACCGGTCTGGCTGTGTACAGCTATGAGAAAGCCCTGCTCGCAGATCCATTCAGCAAAGCGGCTCAGCACAACCTCTCCATCGCTAATCAGCGGGTGGAAGGATATGTCAATGAATTGCCGCAGCTGTTTTTCCAGCAGTGGTGGACAGCTATCAAATATATGCATCGCCCTAATGGCTGGGCTACCGGCGCCATTATCTTTTGCTGGCTCACGGTTATAGGCATCATCTTACTATTACTGCGTCCTACACTGCGGCCCACTGTTGTGAAGAGTGTGACAGGGGTATTCGGCCTTCTTTTCGCTTTCTACCTGTTCATGGGTATTACCACCTATGCGAGTGCCACTGCGCATGACAATGGCATTATCATGGGGAGTGTCGTAAAGGTGAAATCGGCTCCCGATCAGGGCAGCAAAGATCTGTTCGAACTACATGAAGGTGTAAAAGTGCAAATCACAGACGGTACCAGTGAGTTTTGTAAGATAGAGCTGCCAGATGGAAAAACCGGCTGGATGGCTTGTGGGGATATCAAAAAACTATAA
- a CDS encoding LytTR family DNA-binding domain-containing protein encodes MRTIIVDDERLSRSVLKLLLEKHCPSVTVVAVCADGLSALEAINKYQPELLFLDVEMPGLNGFEVINACGHMNTAIIVTTSHEEYALQAIRHNVVDFLMKPILRDDLQDAVDKALIRQAHLTEKEKSVTRSGNTMELLHQQLYPGERLGLPSPEGVRMILVKDILYCMADGINTRIHLLSAPAPAIVFRSLKDIENMLRNKGFFRVHHSYVVNLNYMERYLKGDGGEIIMNDGSCIPVSRHRKQDFMERIERL; translated from the coding sequence ATGCGAACCATCATCGTTGATGACGAAAGGCTGAGTCGGAGTGTACTAAAGCTATTATTAGAAAAACATTGCCCCTCTGTTACTGTCGTCGCCGTATGTGCGGATGGCCTTTCTGCGCTTGAAGCCATAAATAAATATCAACCTGAATTGCTTTTCCTGGATGTGGAAATGCCTGGCCTCAATGGTTTTGAGGTGATAAATGCCTGCGGCCATATGAATACTGCGATCATTGTCACCACTTCTCACGAAGAATATGCTCTACAGGCGATCCGTCATAATGTAGTCGACTTTTTGATGAAACCCATCCTCAGGGATGATCTGCAGGACGCTGTGGACAAAGCGCTGATCCGGCAGGCGCATCTTACAGAAAAGGAAAAGTCCGTTACCCGGTCAGGCAATACCATGGAATTGCTGCATCAGCAACTCTATCCTGGCGAAAGACTGGGATTGCCCAGCCCCGAAGGGGTGCGAATGATCCTGGTAAAAGACATTCTCTACTGTATGGCCGATGGGATCAATACCCGCATACACCTCCTGTCCGCACCCGCACCAGCTATAGTTTTCCGTTCCCTCAAAGACATAGAAAATATGCTGAGAAACAAAGGATTCTTCAGGGTACACCACAGCTATGTAGTCAATCTGAACTATATGGAACGTTACCTGAAAGGGGACGGCGGAGAAATTATCATGAATGATGGAAGCTGTATTCCTGTCTCCCGGCACAGGAAACAGGATTTCATGGAGCGAATCGAACGGTTATAG
- a CDS encoding BatD family protein, which translates to MKVITVSIRRSLLSLLFLLGIASSLRAQEFKFTTTVSSNKVALEEPFQIQFMLENGTNVTQFTPPNFNDFEILQGPNQMQGTSIVNGRRSDYIALIYLIRAKRVGNFTIPAAAARVNGDIVKSNPVTIEVAKGLSGSAAQQQQPQRQQVPVNPFAGMGQRSAPSHQAEEMEGVIKNGEDINAKLKKNIFVKVDVDKTSLYEGEQLTATYKLYTRLPTNASVTKVPAFKGFSAKDIELPNPPQASEEMVNGIPYRVFVIRKTMLFPMQSGTLELDPVEVDNHVRLVKLVKNGKRKDPLADMFNDPAFKDAFNDPFFDDVFNRPEVEYQDVPYKIQTAPVKVTVKPLPVDSRPASYNGAVGRFNMTATVDKNSLSTDDALTLKVTISGQGNVNLLNPPKVDIPASFDKYDPKVSDNIEKNSNPLSGSRTFEYVLMPVEAGEQTIPPVEFSYFDAASKTYKTVSSKPFTIHVTAGKQTKRDKEDFSLNKNAITNNSNSVLDWVKHNTYFITSIWFYLLLVLPLLALIGAWLYRRRLDYQQNNAAFLKHRNANKVALKRLELAARYLKEGKDKAFYEETSRAVWGYLSNKLHVPFADLSKQLIQDKLAQQQVSEQYTADLFDLLDNCEMALYTPNHNNTRMQGTYQQAVQVISKLEDELTRAKSAV; encoded by the coding sequence ATGAAGGTCATTACTGTTAGTATAAGGAGGTCGCTGCTATCCCTGCTGTTTTTACTGGGTATAGCATCTAGTCTGCGAGCGCAGGAATTTAAATTTACCACCACTGTATCAAGCAATAAAGTGGCACTGGAAGAACCATTCCAGATCCAGTTTATGCTGGAAAACGGGACCAATGTAACCCAGTTTACACCACCGAACTTCAACGACTTTGAAATATTGCAGGGCCCTAACCAGATGCAGGGTACTTCGATCGTCAATGGCCGACGTTCTGATTATATTGCATTGATTTATCTGATCAGGGCTAAACGGGTGGGTAACTTTACCATTCCTGCTGCCGCCGCCCGTGTGAACGGCGATATTGTGAAGTCCAATCCTGTCACCATCGAAGTGGCAAAAGGCCTCAGCGGTTCCGCTGCCCAACAGCAACAACCACAGCGCCAGCAGGTACCTGTCAATCCATTTGCCGGTATGGGCCAGCGTAGTGCTCCCAGTCACCAGGCAGAAGAAATGGAAGGTGTAATTAAGAATGGTGAAGACATCAATGCCAAGCTAAAAAAGAACATTTTCGTTAAAGTGGATGTTGACAAAACATCTCTCTACGAGGGCGAACAGCTGACTGCGACCTACAAGCTGTACACCCGCCTTCCGACTAACGCCAGTGTGACCAAAGTACCTGCCTTCAAAGGATTTTCCGCTAAAGATATAGAATTGCCAAACCCGCCACAGGCCAGTGAAGAAATGGTGAACGGCATTCCCTACAGGGTATTCGTGATCCGTAAAACCATGCTGTTCCCGATGCAGTCAGGAACGCTGGAACTCGATCCTGTAGAGGTAGACAACCATGTGAGACTGGTGAAACTGGTGAAGAATGGTAAACGCAAAGATCCACTCGCTGATATGTTCAATGACCCGGCTTTTAAAGACGCGTTCAATGATCCTTTCTTCGATGATGTATTTAACCGGCCGGAAGTAGAATACCAGGATGTTCCTTACAAGATCCAGACAGCACCGGTAAAAGTAACTGTAAAGCCACTGCCTGTCGATAGTCGCCCGGCAAGCTATAATGGCGCCGTGGGCAGATTTAACATGACCGCTACCGTGGATAAGAACAGCCTGTCTACCGACGATGCACTTACCCTGAAAGTAACCATCTCCGGCCAGGGTAATGTGAACCTGCTGAATCCTCCCAAAGTTGACATCCCTGCCAGCTTTGATAAATACGATCCAAAAGTGTCAGACAATATTGAAAAGAACAGCAACCCTCTTTCTGGTAGCCGTACTTTTGAATATGTGCTGATGCCGGTAGAGGCAGGGGAGCAGACCATTCCACCTGTGGAATTCTCTTACTTCGATGCTGCTTCCAAAACCTATAAAACTGTTAGCTCCAAGCCATTCACCATTCACGTGACAGCCGGCAAGCAAACGAAGAGAGACAAAGAAGATTTCAGCCTCAATAAAAACGCCATCACTAACAATAGTAACAGCGTTCTGGATTGGGTAAAACACAATACTTACTTCATTACTTCTATCTGGTTCTACCTGCTGCTGGTATTGCCGCTGCTGGCACTGATCGGAGCATGGCTGTACCGCCGCCGCCTGGATTACCAGCAGAACAATGCAGCTTTCCTGAAACACCGCAATGCTAATAAGGTAGCGCTCAAGCGACTGGAACTGGCCGCCCGCTATCTGAAAGAAGGTAAGGACAAAGCATTTTACGAAGAGACTTCCCGCGCTGTATGGGGCTATCTGAGTAACAAACTGCATGTACCATTTGCTGACCTGAGTAAACAACTGATCCAGGATAAACTGGCACAGCAACAGGTAAGTGAGCAATATACCGCTGACCTGTTTGACCTGCTGGATAATTGTGAAATGGCCCTGTATACGCCCAACCACAACAATACCAGGATGCAGGGTACCTATCAACAGGCCGTACAGGTAATCAGTAAACTGGAAGATGAACTGACAAGGGCGAAGAGCGCCGTTTAA
- a CDS encoding sensor histidine kinase: MKKLLNKLQDGKAISVIYLFVLAYTILALVWWGVLLFMQSEQISRFEIQNLVLRTDSVAHPVEYQQELARIQTTEYRRTVMFIGEGIIFLAIILMGGFFVYRSIYKQLKLSQQQQNFMMAVTHELKSPIAAAKLNLETLRKHRLDEEKRFKLLDNTIRETNRLDQLCNNILLASQMESDRYKLFREDLNFSELLINGVKEIKGRIATHSIQAHILPDVWLNGDKFMLQIALNNLVENAAKYAPKNTVIDVRLEENAGQLRLVVKDEGPGIPVDERERIFLKFYRIGNENTRKAKGSGLGLFLTRRIVQQHGGTIIVKDNVPAGACFEITWPVYSVQTA, translated from the coding sequence ATGAAAAAGCTACTCAATAAATTACAGGACGGAAAAGCCATTTCCGTCATCTATCTGTTTGTACTTGCATACACGATCCTGGCACTCGTATGGTGGGGTGTGCTCCTGTTTATGCAAAGTGAACAGATATCCCGCTTCGAAATCCAGAACCTGGTGCTGAGAACTGACAGTGTTGCACATCCGGTAGAATATCAACAGGAACTGGCACGGATACAAACAACAGAATACCGCCGTACTGTCATGTTCATCGGGGAGGGAATTATTTTTCTGGCCATCATTTTAATGGGTGGTTTCTTTGTATACCGCTCCATCTACAAACAATTGAAGCTCTCACAACAGCAGCAGAACTTCATGATGGCCGTAACACACGAACTGAAATCCCCTATCGCTGCCGCCAAACTCAATCTGGAAACCCTTCGTAAACATAGACTGGATGAAGAAAAGCGGTTCAAACTACTAGACAATACCATTCGCGAAACCAATCGTCTTGATCAGCTGTGTAATAATATACTGCTGGCATCCCAAATGGAATCAGACCGTTATAAGCTGTTCCGCGAAGACCTCAATTTTTCTGAATTGCTGATCAATGGCGTAAAGGAAATCAAAGGTAGAATAGCCACGCACTCCATACAGGCACATATTTTGCCTGATGTATGGCTGAATGGTGACAAGTTCATGCTGCAGATAGCACTGAACAACCTCGTAGAGAATGCTGCTAAATATGCACCCAAAAATACGGTCATAGACGTACGGTTAGAGGAAAATGCCGGCCAGCTTAGGCTGGTAGTGAAAGATGAAGGACCAGGCATCCCTGTAGATGAACGGGAAAGGATCTTCCTTAAGTTTTACCGTATTGGCAACGAAAATACCCGCAAGGCCAAAGGCTCCGGGTTGGGCCTCTTCCTTACCAGAAGGATCGTACAGCAACATGGAGGCACTATCATCGTAAAAGATAATGTACCTGCCGGAGCATGTTTTGAAATCACATGGCCGGTATATTCCGTACAAACGGCGTAA
- a CDS encoding CPBP family intramembrane glutamic endopeptidase translates to MEYLSLNRGPKLAPAILAILIMLVSLPMVDLSAQWNQTWPVSETMRMQEEVAEKMTRDLLKMDTFSTLLGNVLFFAVMPAIAEEAFFRGVVQRLMIKMMPVKNSAWLAILITALLFSAVHMQWLSFVPRVILGFLLGVIYYLTGNLWLSILAHSINNGLQVVLMYLFQMHLMKTDPMASGQSNWLAAIASLVVTGLWVWVLQRRSKPAIQ, encoded by the coding sequence ATGGAATATCTTTCCCTGAACCGTGGACCGAAGCTGGCACCAGCTATATTAGCAATTTTGATAATGCTTGTAAGTTTGCCAATGGTGGACCTTTCCGCCCAGTGGAATCAAACATGGCCAGTTTCTGAGACCATGCGTATGCAGGAAGAGGTAGCTGAGAAGATGACCCGCGATCTACTCAAAATGGATACATTTTCTACTCTATTAGGGAACGTGTTATTTTTTGCAGTGATGCCTGCGATCGCCGAAGAAGCGTTCTTCAGAGGCGTTGTACAGCGACTCATGATCAAAATGATGCCGGTAAAAAATAGCGCATGGTTAGCGATCCTTATTACGGCGCTGCTATTCAGTGCTGTACACATGCAATGGTTATCTTTTGTACCAAGAGTGATACTGGGGTTCCTGCTGGGCGTGATCTATTACCTGACCGGGAACCTGTGGTTGTCCATTCTGGCTCATTCCATCAACAACGGGTTGCAGGTAGTGCTCATGTATCTGTTCCAGATGCACCTGATGAAAACCGATCCGATGGCAAGCGGGCAGTCCAACTGGCTGGCGGCCATTGCAAGTCTGGTCGTTACCGGCCTTTGGGTGTGGGTGTTACAGCGCCGGTCAAAGCCAGCAATTCAATAG
- a CDS encoding SDR family oxidoreductase produces the protein MNAVVTGASKGIGKAIAEKLAMEGFNVAICSRDAAKLAAAAADIQAKAPQAEVLTFSADMSKKEDVLAFANKIKKIFQTVDILVNNAGLYIPGALHEQEDGLLEYLMAVNVFSAHTITRQLLPSMITQRKGHIFNLCSTASYSAYPNGGAYSITKFALLGFSKNLREELKSHNVKVTALSPGPTLTASWEGWDGPADRMMEPADVANLLWAAYTLSAQAVVEEVIMRPILGDIG, from the coding sequence ATGAACGCAGTAGTCACAGGTGCCAGTAAAGGTATAGGGAAAGCCATCGCCGAAAAACTGGCCATGGAAGGATTTAATGTAGCTATTTGTTCCAGGGATGCGGCCAAACTGGCTGCTGCCGCTGCAGACATTCAAGCAAAGGCGCCACAGGCAGAGGTATTGACATTCTCCGCCGATATGAGCAAAAAGGAAGATGTACTGGCTTTTGCCAACAAAATAAAAAAGATATTCCAGACTGTAGACATTCTTGTGAACAACGCAGGACTGTACATTCCCGGCGCCCTGCACGAGCAGGAAGACGGACTACTGGAGTATCTGATGGCCGTAAATGTATTTAGCGCACATACCATCACCCGGCAATTATTACCCTCAATGATCACACAACGTAAAGGACACATATTTAACCTTTGCTCTACCGCCAGCTACAGTGCCTATCCGAATGGAGGGGCTTATAGCATCACTAAATTCGCCCTGCTGGGCTTCTCCAAAAATCTGCGTGAAGAGCTCAAATCCCACAATGTGAAGGTAACCGCCCTCAGCCCCGGACCAACTCTCACCGCATCGTGGGAGGGATGGGATGGCCCTGCGGACAGAATGATGGAGCCTGCTGATGTAGCGAACCTGCTATGGGCAGCCTACACACTCTCTGCTCAGGCTGTTGTGGAAGAAGTAATCATGCGTCCAATTTTGGGAGATATTGGCTAA